In Cicer arietinum cultivar CDC Frontier isolate Library 1 chromosome 7, Cicar.CDCFrontier_v2.0, whole genome shotgun sequence, the genomic window ACCTAGCTAATGAAATTGATATTACAAATGAAAATCTCAACAAAATGCAGTATAAGTATAATGAGAAGACTATGTCCTTAAGTAGAATGCTGGAGGAGAAAGACAAGCTACACAATGCTTTTGTTGAAGGTTTGTATAATTTCAGTTTGTATCCGATTTTGCATTATTGTATTTAAAGGCTATGTGCTTCAAGTTTGGCCATGTATGTTTTACTACGTAGGTTTTAATGCTACAAAATTGTCTCATTTTTTTGGCAGAGTCAAGGAGTATGCAGCGTAAAGCTCGTGAGGAGGTAAGAAGGATCTTGGAAGAACAAGAAAAGTTGAGTAATGAATTGGATGAAAAAAGGCGGAAGCTTGATTCCTGGAGCAGAGATCTTAATAAACGTGAGGTACTAACTGATCAAGAGAGGCAGAAACTTGAAGAAGACAAGAAGAAGGTAAtgtatattacatttttttggTGATTATTAGTATATGcccattttgttttttgttttttttatcacgTATCTTAGTTTCTTATCTACAGTTGTCCttgctaattttttttacctttattATCTATTGTCCCGTACTAATATCCTTGGGTGCTCTTGAGTTGAATAACAAAGTGCTTTACTTTGATCCTATTGACTCCTTGTAAGTGAATTCAAACTTGGATTGGCCATCCACCATAAATGGTTTTAGTTTTAACTACCTCATTAATGTTGAAATTCCATCACAGGGATTTGTAATTTAATATGTTATGTGATGTATTAGtgtcattttttattcaaaaaagcATCTTTTAAAACCCACAAAGAGCGGCCATATGTGCTTTTTGATATCCCACTTTCTAATATTTACATGCTTGAGACAGCTTTAAAATTATCAGCTTTTATGTGTgcttttatataattataatgttaattctttgtttttctAGAAAGATTCGAGGAATGAATCACTTTTGTTGGCTTCAAAGGAGCAGAAGATAGCTGATGAGAATGTCTTAAGGCTTGTTGAAGAGCAAAAGGTTTGCCTTCTATTGAGTCTCTTGGTTATGAAGAGACAGTATTACTGTAGCATACATTGTTTATCACTTACCAATTACCATACATTGTGAGTGCCTTCTGCTGATGTGGATTTCCAAATTTCcagagagaaaaagaagaagcctTAAACAAGATCCTTCAATTGGAAAAACAACTAGATGCCAAACAAAAGTTAGAAATGGAAATTGAGGAGTTAAAAGGAAAGTTGCAAGTTATGAAACATCTTGGAGATCAAGATGATGCAGCTATCaagaaaaaaatggaagaaatgAATGAGGAATTGGAGGATAAAATAGAGAGTTTGGATAATATGGAGTCCATGAACAAAACCCTCATTATCAAGGAGCGCCAAAGCAATGATGAACTACAGGAAGCTCGTAAAGAATTAATAGAAGTATGATCTCATTTACTTTCtctcaatttttcaattatatataaaaagaaatgttACTCACACTCGTTGCATCCTTTTAACCTTTCTCTTCATGTATTCTTTAAGATAACCGACTAACTAGGTGCATAGAGTTCTTCGTGCTAAGCTATATAGACCTGGATAAAGATTATCTTCACTTGTCTGTAGGAAATAagaattttgatattttgttgttcTGCTGTGATTTTATTGTGGAGACTAAAGTTGCTCCCCTCTCTTTTTATCTTTCTTTCTAATTTCTATTGTTTTAGGGGTTAAATGATATGCTGACCGGTCCTAAAACTAATATTGGGACCAAGAGAATGGGAGACCTTGACCAGAAGGTTTTTGTGACCGCCTGCAAGAAAAGATTCCCTCTAGAAGAAGCTGGAATAAAGGGTGTTGAGCTTTGCTCTTTGTGGCAGGAGAATGTGAAGAATTCAGCTTGGCATCCTTTTAAAGTGATCAGAGTTGATGATAGACATGAGGTATGTACCATAAAGACACGTTTATTGTTCTTGACGTAGTTACTTTTCAATGAATTATTACTTTGTTGGAATGCTTAAATAATGCCCTGACACTCATTAGCAAGATCCATAAAGAAATAGTATATAGTATAATAATTAACACGGTAATACTATTGTATTGACACAGTCAGTTATAAATGAGGAAGACGAGAAATTAAAAATGCTCAAGCAGgaatttatcaattatattgtGGAACATATGAAGCAACTCAAGCGCAAGAGAACATAGGCATAAGGTATGTTTAAGACTGTCATCTTAGTTCTCGTTCAGCACTGATTTGACCCATTAATGTGTACTGAATCGATATTCCCTTGCTACCTTCAgcaactaaaatataatttggaaAGAAAGGAATAATAACCTGGTTGCATCCATATGCACATACAACAACTTTTAGACACTTGTCGGGTGTAGTAGTAAATAATATACTCATTTGGGCTTATATTGAACGCCGTCTAATATCTAGaatgagtttttttaattattcaatatCTTTATAGAGTACTTTAATTCAATACATTAATCTATTCTACAAATTGTTATGACTTATGAATGATGAAATGATAGGTTTCCATGAGTTTAGGGCGTGACTAGGGTTGAGTTACCCTTGCGCCCTATTCAGTAGTATCTATTTGGCAATAGTTTGATTAGTTCATAAGTTAGCCAATAGCTTTTTTTTTGGAGAATTGTTAACAGATAGATTTTAGTTGGAAGTTTATAAATGAAAGGCTAGTTGATTGAAATTCAAGTGTTTGTTAAAATTAGTTGTGGAactaatataagaaaataaaaaatgacataaaaggaaatgttcataattttttatatacattatttacTCTAAAGTGTTCATTAAAAGCTCTTTTTAAAAGGTAATTACAAAgtagtttataaattttgtcaaataagctaAGTATTTGCGAAACAAACTCAAGCTTTGCACCACACATATGTTGGTGCTCCCTGTGTTATGCAAATACAATCACGGCATTAGTAGGTATTTGGTTTATTAGAACTTGGGCGTTTCAATTGTTCCTGTCTATCATGGATAATTTTGTGAAGCAAAAGATGGactgataaaattaaatacaccagctttttttttaatcttattcaAGATGGAAAAGTTTCTGATATTTGGACAGTTACATATATAATTGCATAAATGCAAATTTCAATTCAGTTTTATGCCTGTTAAAATCTTAATGAATGTGTATGTTGAGTCTTTGCAGGGGAGAACTACATCATATCGGCAATGGGGAGTTGGAAAGTAGGACTATTTTCGTGGGATTGTATGAATGTTGTGTTGTACCTTGAGGCTTTGGAGAGctataaataaatatgacaTTTCAATGGAAGGATGAAAGTAGGACTTTTTCATATGGGCTTCAGACTTCCGTGAGCTGTTTAATCTACTGTGGATTGGAACACctttattttgatcattttatttctaaaattccACTATGAACTAATTGAGGATGAAATGGTTCTCGTTTTCGGTAGATGTTCACTCCGTTTATTTTATGCCAATGGGTGCTGATTATtagtataatttataatttacaatCCGAAGTGAGAGTTAACAAGGTAAAGTGTAATcaaaactttttaattaaaaaaaaagaagataaatgatATATATCAAATCAATACCAATTGTAGAAATATCAAAATTTCAACTATGAAGTTTTAAAGAACCAGATACTTTGGATGAGAGAGCGATTagcaaatttttgtttttttccttatcttttaaataaaattgataaagcATTTGTCCAACTCTGTTTtgatgaaaaatgatttttgtaaaatattcttgattgataactttgaacaaaattgtttttaatttgtaattatcaAAATAGGTTCCAATGTCAATATATACTTCTTGTTTTTAACTACTTTTGTTTCTGAGTTAGAATAATTGGTCATTTcaatatttatgataatagtaaaataattgTGTTCACATGATAATAGtgaaataatagtaaaaaaagacACTTGTTATTTTTATGTGCTAAATAGTATAAAAAGAAAAGCACACGTATTGTTTTGATCAagagttttaaaattaattaatttgtccCACAATTAACCATTTTTAAGGAATGATTAACGACTTTTGTTTCAGAGTTAGAATTATTGGTTAATAATATTACCATGTAAATAATGAttacaaatttgaaataatgtgGTTAGTCCTTTAAAACTTGGTTTAATTCTTTGacaaatttgaataattttgaaatatctacattatttttttaaatttggtcACTTTATAAGTAAAAGACAATAAATTTGCATTAGTTTACTATTTAACACATGAAAAatctctttttattattatcatgggaataaataatgaaatgacCAAAGATTCTTTGTTAGAAAATATTATGTTAGTTCTTTGACATATTTGGTTAATTTAGAAATAGGCTAAATAACACTCGTTGTCcgttaacttaatttcaattaacgttttaatcttttattttaattttaagtgacaatttgatcttttatgttttaaaatgtcaacaatgttatctttttttttaccaaaattcaaaaaatccatcaaaattttcaagcaaatcccataaaattaattatattcttcaatatcatacaaatttcatcaaatttgtaattcaaatcttaaaataaactcatatttttattatttatttgatgttgttagagatgaaaatatgagcttgtttaaatattaagttatgaattttatgaaattgcattatattgaggatgataattaattttatggattttgtttgaaattttttatgaattttttgaatttttgcaataaaaaaaaagataacattattgacattttaaaacataaaagatcaaattgtcatttaaaattaaaataaaggatcaaatcgGAGAAAATTTAGTcactttataaataaaaaacaataaatatgtattattttactatttaatacATGAAGACATTTTTGTTATTACCATGTGAATAAATAGTGAAATAACCAAATATTATCAATCATAGATATTGTGGTTAGACTTTCtttaaaatgtgtttatttCTCTTATAGATTTGGTTAATTTTGAAACACttggaaaaattaaaaaattttagcCACTTTATAAGTAAAAATCATTAAGTCTACATTATGTTACTATTTAGCACGTGAAAATCTACTTTTGTAATTATCATGTGAATAAATAGTGAAATCACCGTTAGTTCCAAATCTCAAATAATGTCCTtagtttttctttaaaatgttATTAGTTATTTGACAAATTTGATTAATCTTGAGAAACATGCAAAACCTTAAAAACACTTTATAAGTAAATCACAATAAGAATGTATGTGGTAGTGTATGTAAGACAAACACTTGTTAATTAAAACTAACCACATTTTCAAATAGAACTAACCACTTTATTTCAAACTTATAATTATTTGTGTTTGCACTTTTTATTCACAtggtaatattaaaaaaatgtcttTCTCGTGCTAAATAGTAATATAAtgcatatttattattttttacttacaAAAGAacccaaaaaaattaagtttttgcAAGTTTATCAAAACTAATCAAATTATTCAAAGAATTAACCACATTTTTAAACACAATTAACCACATTGTTTCTAGCTTagaattatttgtatttatactatttattcacataataataatagtaaataagGGTCTTTCAAGTGTTAAATAATACAATATTGCAGACTTGTTGTCTTTTACTTATATAATGGCCAAACGTTTCAGGTTTTTGCCTTTGTGAAAACTAACCACATCCTTCAAATAACTAACCACATTTTCAAAAAGAACAAACCACCTTATTTGTGacttaaaattatttgtgtttGCACTCTTTATTCCCATGGCAATAGTAAAAAGAAGTATTTCATGTGCCAAATAGTAAAATAATGCATATTTGTTGTCTTTTATTTATAcaaagcaaaaaatttcaagtttTTGCAGGATTGTCAAAACTAATCAAATCTTTCAAAGAACTAACCACATTTTGAAACttatataaaatagaataattctCACAATCTCgataataaaattgtttttgaagaattaaaaatcattactgatattttaacaattcaatcaaattaagatttttaatattgagttatttgataaaatttaattattttcataatatcTGCATAGTTTatacaataatattaatcatcGTTGTTATTGTTTCATCCATTGGAcacatattattttaaattgaaattattaaaatattagagCTCGCTCGGGGTGGTTGCaaatgaattttgaaaataaaacatgttttaaaatgaatttttttacaagtaaaccaacattttagtccttaaaaGTACAAGAAGTCGACTtagtaaaaaattcaaattagtcgGCGGTACTTGAAGGATACAAGTGACCGTCAGAAATAacactaattaatattttgatgactCGATATTGGTTTAAACATGTTTTTGATTCTTGCAATTAtaacatgtttttatttttgttcaagtaagtttttttgtttggttcacagccacaaatataatttcattttaaaatagtcatttcatACAAAAACTGTAACATCattaaaactaaatataattaaaacataactttttttaatctaaaaataaactccagtataattaaattataatattttttaaattcaaatgtttcggtcttcttctctaaaaaaacttaaaattaacaacttcaaaatGATCACTGGATCATTAAGAAgagatttatattttagataacTCAGTTACCATTTTGaagttgttaatattattattgaaaaaaaaaacaaaaatattttgaattaattttaaataaaaaaaaattataattttattatatttaaaagttatttttaaattaagaaattatatttaaatttaactatgtcaaattttttaataatacaaatattatataaaataaagctatatttgaacttaaaaaaaaatcaaaaaaaaaatttataatgcaAAAGATATTTAAACCTTCCATATTTGATTTGAGGTTTTTTTTGAGACCAAATGCCATCatgttgttaaaattaaaaagggtTTAAGGGTTTATGTATTTACGCTCGCTTTTATCTTCTCTCACCATTCCATCTACCCTTTCTCGTTTTTTTCCTCCTTCTCCGTCTTTCTCTTACGATCTCGCTTTTTGACAAGGTTGTTGGTTACCAACGTTGTACTTGCTGTCGGTGAGTTCCTGTTTCTGATTatcatgtttttatttatttttgttatgtattaattaatacgttaatttggttttaatgatatattaatttttgggGTGTctaaaaaattggatttttcaTTCTGTTATGCTTTGTGAAGCATTTCAAAGTGCTTAATCTTTTGGAATTGGAATAGGGTGCTATAGTGTTGATTTTCTTTGAACTGTTTGAGAATTTTGTGTTGTCTGTTTAGTGAAATGGATTAAATTGTTGGTTACACCTAGTGTTAGTGATTCCTAATCCTATCTTTCATAGAACTCACCCACTCACCCGCAACATCTACGCTCACCTTCGTCATTTAGGTGTTTTTCATTAATTTGTTGGATTGGTTGTGATCTCCTAATCtgtaacattaaaaattaaaagatgcAACCAACTAGGGGTCCTAATGCAAGTATGATACCTTGTCTCCTGGACTTTTGGCAATGGGTCTTGCCTCTCCAGTGATCATACTTTCATTTGCATAGCTTTGCCCTTTTATAACAATACCATCAATGGGAATTTTA contains:
- the LOC101504747 gene encoding factor of DNA methylation 1-like; amino-acid sequence: MDYSSEEESDISESEIEEYSEKPYEQLKAGKYKVKNFNGTLRCPYCSGKKKQDYKYKDLLQHASGVGKGSANRSAKQKANHLALAKYLETDLANEADQIPRPASTQAVNQPVQQDENYVWPWTGIIVNIKSQLHDSRYWLKEFAKYRPLDVRIFLMDGDVAAQAVIDFHNDWNGFMNASEFEKSFEAKRLGKKDWKSRELQANSDIYGWVAREDDYNCGGPIGDYLRNKGRLRTVSDIVQEASESRNSIVDNLANEIDITNENLNKMQYKYNEKTMSLSRMLEEKDKLHNAFVEESRSMQRKAREEVRRILEEQEKLSNELDEKRRKLDSWSRDLNKREVLTDQERQKLEEDKKKKDSRNESLLLASKEQKIADENVLRLVEEQKREKEEALNKILQLEKQLDAKQKLEMEIEELKGKLQVMKHLGDQDDAAIKKKMEEMNEELEDKIESLDNMESMNKTLIIKERQSNDELQEARKELIEGLNDMLTGPKTNIGTKRMGDLDQKVFVTACKKRFPLEEAGIKGVELCSLWQENVKNSAWHPFKVIRVDDRHEQDP